One stretch of Stanieria cyanosphaera PCC 7437 DNA includes these proteins:
- a CDS encoding Hsp20/alpha crystallin family protein: MSEQNKTWCPNIEFNETDEELILKAELPGVKIEDLIINAQTRFVSISGICNPDKSTDEKEVIPSQFNYGQIKCNTPLPVAIQPEKTRAEFIDGVLTISMPKLRVASAVNF, from the coding sequence ATGAGCGAACAAAATAAAACTTGGTGTCCAAACATTGAATTCAACGAAACCGATGAAGAGTTAATTCTTAAGGCAGAACTTCCAGGAGTTAAAATCGAAGATTTAATTATTAATGCCCAAACTAGATTTGTTTCGATTTCTGGAATTTGCAACCCAGATAAGTCTACAGACGAAAAAGAAGTAATTCCTTCTCAATTCAATTACGGGCAGATTAAATGTAATACACCTTTACCTGTAGCAATTCAACCCGAAAAAACTAGAGCCGAATTTATTGATGGAGTGCTAACTATAAGCATGCCCAAGCTGAGGGTAGCAAGTGCAGTTAACTTTTAA